Proteins from a genomic interval of Patescibacteria group bacterium:
- a CDS encoding PIN domain-containing protein, whose protein sequence is MGISSIFLDSSYLIAYFNTNDALHTQACEIGKILKPEINPLIISNYIFLEITTVLSQKAGRHLARTVGEYILSTSSIRCIHIDPSLHHKTWTLFQTIGQKDIGFVDCSIIAAMKAEGITTLLTFDTHFKKLQKHHRFSLYA, encoded by the coding sequence ATGGGGATATCTAGTATATTTCTTGATTCAAGCTATTTAATAGCCTATTTTAACACTAATGATGCCCTTCATACGCAAGCATGTGAGATTGGTAAAATTCTGAAACCCGAGATCAATCCACTTATTATATCAAATTATATTTTTCTTGAGATCACAACGGTGTTGTCACAAAAAGCTGGTAGACACCTGGCGCGTACTGTTGGTGAATATATACTTTCTACCTCATCTATTCGCTGTATCCATATTGATCCATCACTTCACCATAAAACATGGACATTATTTCAGACTATTGGTCAGAAGGATATTGGCTTTGTTGATTGCAGTATTATTGCGGCAATGAAAGCTGAAGGGATCACTACCCTTCTGACATTTGACACGCATTTCAAAAAACTTCAGAAACATCATCGTTTTTCACTTTATGCATAA
- a CDS encoding tRNA-dihydrouridine synthase, translated as MQGLFWQKLEVPFFTLAPMADVTDAAFRRIIAKYGKPDVMWTEFVSVDGLCSVGKEKLLPDLWFSESERPIVAQIFGAEPEHFYQAAQLIAERGFDGIDINMGCPDRGINKQGAGAELMKDPKRAQRVIAETKRGAAGLPVSIKTRIGYNTIQIAEWLPYLLETEPAALTLHLRTRKEMSDVPAHWEIMPEVVDMLKEHCGSGPRPLLIGNGDVRDCGDGRARLSTFGGDGVMIGRGIFGNPWLFNKERTNQPSIYEKLSVMVEHALLFDELFHEIKSFEIIKKHFKAYVSGFDGAKDLRIQFMSCHSAQEVEKVFHSLILE; from the coding sequence ATGCAAGGATTGTTTTGGCAAAAACTCGAAGTACCGTTTTTTACTCTGGCACCCATGGCAGATGTCACAGATGCAGCTTTTCGGCGTATTATAGCGAAATATGGCAAGCCTGACGTGATGTGGACGGAATTTGTGTCTGTGGATGGGCTCTGTTCGGTAGGGAAGGAGAAACTCCTGCCAGACCTCTGGTTTAGCGAAAGCGAACGCCCCATTGTGGCGCAGATTTTTGGAGCAGAGCCGGAACATTTCTATCAAGCAGCACAGCTGATAGCCGAACGTGGTTTTGACGGGATAGATATCAATATGGGTTGCCCCGACAGGGGTATCAATAAGCAGGGAGCAGGGGCAGAGCTCATGAAGGATCCAAAGCGCGCACAGCGTGTGATTGCAGAGACAAAACGGGGTGCTGCCGGGTTGCCGGTATCCATTAAAACACGCATAGGGTATAACACTATTCAAATCGCTGAATGGCTTCCGTATCTCTTGGAGACAGAACCTGCTGCGCTTACGTTGCATTTACGTACGCGCAAAGAGATGTCTGATGTGCCTGCTCATTGGGAGATTATGCCGGAGGTTGTTGATATGCTAAAAGAGCATTGCGGATCCGGTCCAAGACCTCTTCTTATCGGTAATGGCGATGTCAGAGATTGTGGGGATGGTAGAGCACGGCTTAGTACATTTGGCGGCGATGGGGTCATGATCGGAAGGGGCATCTTCGGCAATCCCTGGCTATTTAATAAAGAACGTACGAACCAGCCTTCAATTTACGAAAAGCTTTCGGTGATGGTGGAGCATGCATTATTATTTGATGAATTGTTTCATGAAATAAAATCCTTTGAGATTATTAAAAAACATTTTAAAGCCTATGTTTCCGGCTTTGATGGTGCAAAAGATTTGCGCATACAGTTTATGTCGTGCCACAGTGCGCAAGAGGTTGAAAAAGTTTTCCACTCCTTGATATTAGAATAA
- a CDS encoding ribbon-helix-helix protein, CopG family — protein MQRTQIYLPRTQLLAVKEVARRQDTTTSEVIRKLIQQYVQTNAQDKKRAKTNKSFFSQTKSVIKKINRIGEKGPMDLAKNMDRYLYGDI, from the coding sequence ATGCAACGTACGCAAATTTATCTCCCTCGCACACAACTACTAGCCGTAAAAGAAGTAGCACGTCGACAGGATACAACAACATCTGAAGTAATTCGAAAGCTTATTCAGCAGTATGTGCAGACTAACGCTCAAGATAAAAAAAGGGCTAAAACAAACAAGAGTTTCTTTTCTCAAACAAAATCTGTGATAAAAAAAATCAACAGAATTGGTGAAAAGGGACCCATGGATTTAGCAAAAAATATGGATAGATATCTGTATGGGGATATCTAG
- a CDS encoding cold shock domain-containing protein, which yields MTGVIKKKTDKGFGFIVVEGQAKDLFFHSKSLVGVTFEELQEGDNVSFEIEESEKGPNAVNVQRV from the coding sequence ATGACAGGTGTAATCAAAAAGAAGACAGATAAAGGCTTTGGATTCATTGTGGTCGAAGGCCAAGCAAAGGATTTGTTTTTTCATAGCAAATCTCTTGTCGGTGTCACTTTTGAAGAACTTCAAGAAGGCGACAACGTTTCCTTCGAAATAGAAGAGTCGGAAAAAGGACCAAACGCAGTCAACGTACAACGAGTTTAA
- a CDS encoding Xaa-Pro peptidase family protein, whose protein sequence is MPKLMYASSNRNSEMFYAVRLPIPDPFFYLDTGEQKYVFLDHREYGVFEEHNSNPDISLVLVNPLSKQARDYPNTTRVTNRLARVILEAYGLKNQVIEVPTSFPLDMADYLRSEGFILATSNHFFPERLIKSLREVAAIREALVRTQHAFRAIETILRESHIEGDTIIYQGGILTSEYLRKEVDLLLFGHDMLNSEGLIISCGSHAAIPHHQGSGPIRPHQTIVCDIFPKHRTSGYFADMTRTYVKGTPSDQVQAMYNAVLDAQIRAFEEIKPGALLSAPHQRCVDLFLERGFHVGDQEGFTHGTGHGLGIDVHEAPYVSASATNVFEVGHVVTIEPGLYYSAVGGIRIEDVVVVTEEGFENLTRYPTTLAIP, encoded by the coding sequence ATGCCAAAACTCATGTACGCAAGTAGCAATAGGAATAGTGAAATGTTCTATGCCGTGCGCCTTCCCATACCCGACCCATTCTTCTATCTTGATACGGGCGAGCAAAAATATGTCTTTCTTGACCATAGGGAATACGGTGTCTTCGAGGAGCACAATTCAAATCCGGATATTTCACTTGTCCTCGTTAATCCCCTGAGTAAACAGGCAAGGGATTATCCAAACACTACACGAGTGACAAATAGGCTTGCGCGAGTGATTCTGGAAGCCTATGGCTTAAAAAATCAAGTCATCGAAGTACCTACCAGTTTTCCGCTTGATATGGCCGATTATCTTCGCTCTGAGGGGTTCATCCTTGCAACTTCAAATCACTTCTTTCCTGAACGACTTATAAAAAGCCTACGCGAGGTGGCAGCTATTCGAGAAGCTCTTGTCAGAACCCAGCATGCATTCCGAGCAATCGAAACCATACTGCGCGAATCCCACATAGAAGGTGATACTATTATCTATCAAGGCGGCATTCTCACAAGCGAATATCTGCGAAAAGAGGTTGACCTTCTGTTGTTTGGTCATGATATGCTCAACAGCGAGGGACTCATTATTTCCTGCGGATCTCATGCCGCCATTCCCCATCATCAAGGTTCCGGTCCTATACGACCACATCAGACGATTGTCTGCGACATCTTCCCAAAGCATCGTACAAGCGGTTATTTTGCAGATATGACCCGGACGTATGTAAAAGGTACGCCTTCTGATCAGGTACAAGCGATGTATAATGCGGTTCTCGATGCCCAGATACGTGCATTTGAAGAAATAAAGCCCGGAGCACTGCTTTCCGCACCCCACCAACGATGCGTGGATCTATTTCTAGAACGAGGATTCCATGTTGGCGACCAAGAAGGTTTTACTCATGGCACGGGACATGGGTTGGGAATCGATGTCCATGAGGCTCCCTATGTGAGCGCCAGCGCTACGAATGTCTTTGAAGTGGGACATGTGGTTACCATCGAACCGGGACTCTATTATTCCGCGGTGGGAGGCATACGCATAGAAGATGTTGTGGTGGTGACCGAAGAAGGTTTTGAAAACCTTACGCGCTATCCCACAACACTTGCGATTCCATAA